In the Setaria italica strain Yugu1 chromosome VI, Setaria_italica_v2.0, whole genome shotgun sequence genome, one interval contains:
- the LOC101752493 gene encoding uncharacterized protein LOC101752493: protein MAAAAAGDSAVPNWVMLERLAFRRDDPASFREDRRTFASGTTSTGTQFDVSFILAEPPTPSRLYLSWPEGPKQGSRCLVMAANRNLVLLRLVSLVDESEPFGEVVHDYFIYIADPSSQRTPLLRRLPPCTKYNNYFERQVTRVLPALAVGLLCHGEDEFAVAHLDIRSRKKKSGSRKKKSGIQAELCVLRSSLSCIDDAKWETKILPIQYQYDDLSYDFLYWAVDGVVPFKNALCFVNYCRGILFCDGVFEDSPKVSYIRLPLDTYIRGADGEARKGMYHGLCVTEGGHRLIFVDVARHDGKWYGRSMPNTGFSLTYRTLKMSGNCTTSWEWNEDAVVTSDELWHANTMESLPHDIVMLPLLSMDKANVAHLSLLDWDGGFSLVSIDLSNMQVMGPVITYLKGKDDTADADIVKEKKGLCGHFIPSEFPKFLDLRKRENHP, encoded by the exons atggccgccgccgctgccggcgactCCGCTGTACCCAACTGGGTGATGCTGGAGCGCTTGGCCTTCCGGAGGGACGACCCCGCCTCCTTCCGCGAGGACAGGAGGACCTTCGCTTccggcaccacctccaccggcacTCAATTCGACGTCTCCTTCATCCTCGCCGAGCCTCCCACCCCCTCGCGCCTCTACCTCTCGTGGCCGGAAGGGCCCAAGCAGGGGAGCCGGTGCCTGGTCATGGCGGCCAACCGCAACCTCGTCCTCCTCAGGCTCGTCTCCCTCGTCGACGAATCCGAGCCTTTCGGGGAGGTAGTGCATGATTACTTCATCTACATAGCTGATCCCTCCTCACAGCGGACACCCCTGCTCAGACGGCTGCCCCCCTGCACCAAGTACAACAATTATTTTGAGAGGCAAGTTACTCGCGTTTTGCCGGCGCTGGCTGTTGGTCTGTTGTGCCATGGCGAAGACGAGTTTGCCGTGGCGCATCTGGACATCAggtctcgcaaaaaaaaatcagggtctcgcaaaaaaaaatcaggtatCCAAGCTGAGCTATGCGTGCTACGCTCGTCATTGTCCTGCATTGATGATGCCAAATGGGAGACCAAGATCCTTCCGATACAGTACCAATACGATGATTTATCCTATGATTTTCTGTACTGGGCAGTGGATGGTGTAGTTCCCTTCAAGAATGCCTTGTGCTTTGTTAACTACTGTAGAGGCATCCTTTTCTGCGACGGTGTCTTTGAAGACAGCCCTAAGGTCTCCTACATCCGCTTGCCTCTGGATACTTATATCCGAGGGGCTGATGGCGAAGCACGCAAGGGGATGTACCATGGCTTGTGTGTCACTGAAGGTGGCCATCGgttgatatttgttgatgttGCCCGTCATGATGGAAAATGGTATGGCCGGAGCATGCCCAACACTGGTTTCAGCCTCACCTACCGGACATTGAAGATGTCAGGGAATTGCACCACGTCGTGGGAGTGGAATGAGGATGCTGTTGTCACTTCAGATGAACTATGGCATGCAAACACCATGGAGAGTCTCCCTCATGACATTGTGATGCTCCCATTGCTGAGTATGGATAAGGCCAATGTTGCGCACCTTTCATTGCTTGACTGGGATGGTGGATTCTCATTAGTTTCCATCGACTTGAGTAACATGCAAGTGATGGGCCCAGTCATTACATACCTCAAAGGGAAGGATGATACTGCTGATGCTGACATCGTCAAGGAAAAGAAAGGATTATGTGGACACTTTATTCCATCCGAATTCCCCAAGTTCCTGGATCTCAG GAAGAGAGAGAATCATCCATAA
- the LOC101753711 gene encoding uncharacterized protein LOC101753711 yields MAAAAAGDSAVPNWVMLERLAFRRDDPASFREDRRTFASGTTSTGTQFDVSFILAEPPTPSRLYLSWPEGPKQESRGLVMAANRNLVLLRLDSLIDESDPFGEVVHDYFIYIADPSSQWTPLLRRLPPCTEYDDYFERQVTRVLPALAVGLLCHGEDEFAVAHLDIRSRKKKSGSRKKKLPIQAELCVLRSSLSCSDDAKWETKILPIQYQYDDLSSDFLYWSVDGVVPFKNALCFVNYCRGILFCDGVFEDSPKVSYIRLPLDTYIRGADGEARKGMYHGLCVTEGGHRLVFVDVARHDGKSYGPSMPNTGFTLTSRTFKMTGNCTTPWQWNEDAVVTSDELWHANTMESLPHDIVMLPLLSMDKANVAHLSLIDWDGGFSLVSIDLSNMQVMGPVITYLKGKDDTADADIVEEKKGLGAHFIPSEFPKFLDLRKRENHP; encoded by the exons atggccgccgccgctgccggcgactCCGCTGTACCCAACTGGGTGATGCTGGAGCGCTTGGCCTTCCGGAGGGACGACCCCGCCTCCTTCCGCGAGGACAGGAGGACCTTCGCTTccggcaccacctccaccggcacTCAATTCGACGTCTCCTTCATCCTCGCCGAGCCTCCCACCCCCTCGCGCCTCTACCTCTCGTGGCCGGAAGGGCCCAAGCAGGAGAGCCGGGGCCTGGTCATGGCGGCCAACCGCAACCTCGTCCTCCTCAGGCTCGACTCCCTCATCGACGAATCCGATCCTTTCGGGGAGGTAGTGCATGATTACTTCATCTACATAGCTGATCCCTCCTCACAGTGGACACCCCTGCTCAGACGGCTGCCCCCCTGCACCGAGTACGACGATTATTTTGAGAGGCAAGTTACTCGCGTTTTGCCGGCGCTGGCTGTTGGTCTGTTGTGCCATGGCGAAGACGAGTTTGCCGTGGCGCATCTGGACATCAggtctcgcaaaaaaaaatcagggtctcgcaaaaaaaaattacctatCCAAGCTGAGCTATGCGTGCTACGCTCGTCATTGTCCTGCAGTGATGATGCCAAATGGGAGACCAAGATCCTTCCGATACAGTACCAATACGATGATTTATCCTCTGATTTTCTGTACTGGTCAGTGGATGGTGTAGTTCCCTTCAAGAATGCCTTGTGCTTTGTTAACTACTGTAGAGGCATCCTTTTCTGCGACGGCGTCTTTGAAGACAGCCCCAAGGTCTCCTACATCCGCTTGCCTCTGGATACTTATATCCGAGGGGCTGATGGCGAAGCACGCAAGGGGATGTACCATGGCTTGTGTGTCACTGAAGGTGGCCATCGGTTGGTATTTGTTGATGTTGCCCGTCATGATGGAAAATCTTATGGCCCGAGCATGCCCAACACTGGTTTCACCCTCACCTCCCGGACATTTAAGATGACAGGGAATTGCACCACGCCGTGGCAGTGGAATGAGGATGCTGTTGTCACTTCAGATGAACTATGGCATGCAAACACCATGGAGAGTCTCCCTCATGACATTGTGATGCTCCCATTGCTGAGTATGGATAAGGCCAATGTTGCGCACCTTTCATTGATTGACTGGGATGGTGGATTCTCATTAGTTTCCATCGACTTGAGTAACATGCAAGTCATGGGCCCAGTCATTACATACCTCAAAGGGAAGGATGATACTGCTGATGCTGACATCGTCGAGGAAAAGAAAGGATTAGGTGCACACTTTATTCCATCCGAATTCCCCAAGTTCCTGGATCTCAG GAAGAGAGAGAATCATCCATAA